TTCAACAGTCGGAATACTGGGAAAATCTGCAATTATTAAAGATTTTGTGAATTATGATTTTCAAAGAAGTGTAGGGATTATAAAGCCTAACCTAAAACTTTTAAATAATGAATATCTGTATTACTATTTAAACACAAAATTTGTACGTAAAAGAATCAACGATTTATCAAAAGGAGCTGTACAAAAATGCTTCTTTATATCAGATTTAAACAATTTAGATATTCATTTACCAGAAAGCTTGAATGTGCAACAAGAAATAGCAAAAGTACTTTCTATCTTAGATGAAAAAATTGAGCTAAATAATAAGCTAAATGATAATTTATTTTACAAAATCACTCCACTTTTACTTGCCCGTTCATCAGCATTGGCAAAAGCCAATCGCGTAAATTACTAAGTTCCTGGTTTTGAATGCTATTATTGATTATTTTTTCAATAATAGGTTTGGCAACTGTATAATATCTACTTAAAACTTGATTTACGGGTAAAACAAAATTGGAATTATCTACAATTTGTTTGTTAATGTGAGGTTGCTGTGCACCGGTTCTCAAAGTCATTAATCTTTCTATGTCATTTAATATAGAAAAATAAATATAAGAATTTTTGAATTTCTCATTTTCCTTAATTCCTGCAATAGACTGATTAATACAAGCATCAATACATAAAATGTTCACACGTAAA
This Chryseobacterium sp. G0162 DNA region includes the following protein-coding sequences:
- a CDS encoding restriction endonuclease subunit S, whose translation is MESFKLKNLSLHITDGEHGSVIDDPNGEYYLLSNKNIVSGNIKIDNKDRIISKESFEKINKRTKLSKGDIVISTVGILGKSAIIKDFVNYDFQRSVGIIKPNLKLLNNEYLYYYLNTKFVRKRINDLSKGAVQKCFFISDLNNLDIHLPESLNVQQEIAKVLSILDEKIELNNKLNDNLFYKITPLLLARSSALAKANRVNY